A genome region from Tolypothrix sp. PCC 7712 includes the following:
- a CDS encoding glycosyltransferase family 2 protein, whose protein sequence is MCKISVIIPVYRVEKFIAATVESVLSQTYTNFELLIIDDDSPDKSIEICQQFADYRIKIIHQQNRGLAGARNTGIRHAQGEYLAFLDGDDIWLPEKLEKHIAHLRTSPDVGVSFSRSAFINESGKPSGTYQMPKLKKITIPDVLCCNPLGNGSSALFRKKVFADIKFQGNLYGTVEDFYFDEQFRQSEDVECWIRILIQTNWKIEGIPESLTLYRINSDGLSANLFQQLDAWEKVIDKIRSYAPSVLNNCEELGRAYYLRYLARTALRLQAGSMSVKLINKALATNWRILIQEPRRTTFTLVAAYLLFILPQSIYKQIESVALKSTGITQRRRILQDQRS, encoded by the coding sequence ATGTGCAAAATTTCTGTAATTATTCCGGTATATAGAGTTGAAAAATTTATAGCTGCTACTGTAGAATCTGTACTAAGCCAAACTTATACAAATTTTGAGCTTCTGATTATCGATGATGATTCTCCCGATAAGAGTATAGAGATTTGTCAGCAATTTGCAGACTACAGAATTAAAATAATTCATCAGCAAAATCGCGGATTAGCTGGAGCTAGAAATACTGGAATACGCCATGCCCAAGGAGAATATTTAGCGTTTTTAGATGGAGATGATATTTGGTTACCAGAGAAGTTAGAAAAACATATTGCTCACCTTAGAACTTCACCAGATGTCGGTGTGAGTTTTAGCCGTTCCGCCTTTATTAATGAATCGGGTAAGCCATCAGGTACGTATCAAATGCCTAAACTGAAAAAAATTACCATACCTGATGTACTTTGCTGCAATCCACTTGGCAATGGCTCATCTGCATTATTTCGTAAGAAAGTTTTTGCAGATATTAAATTTCAAGGCAATCTTTACGGTACTGTAGAAGATTTTTATTTTGACGAACAGTTTCGTCAATCAGAGGATGTTGAATGCTGGATTCGGATTTTAATCCAGACTAATTGGAAAATTGAAGGTATTCCGGAATCATTAACATTGTATCGCATAAATTCAGATGGGCTTTCGGCAAATCTTTTCCAGCAGTTAGATGCTTGGGAAAAAGTAATTGATAAAATCCGCTCTTATGCACCCTCGGTATTAAATAATTGCGAAGAACTTGGTAGAGCTTATTATCTCAGATATTTAGCTCGCACAGCGTTACGTCTACAAGCAGGTTCAATGTCTGTGAAGCTAATAAATAAAGCTTTAGCTACTAACTGGCGAATTCTCATACAAGAGCCACGACGGACAACTTTTACCTTAGTTGCAGCATATTTGCTTTTTATTCTACCCCAATCTATTTATAAACAAATAGAATCTGTTGCTTTAAAAAGTACAGGCATTACCCAACGGCGACGCATTTTACAAGATCAACGTTCTTAA
- a CDS encoding glycosyltransferase family 4 protein produces the protein MKDKILILVENYNLGGVKSTVDALIHSELKDKFEFKVLSIKEIDFIKDFQPKIILFNVVNTWRNILKLLSIKLKNTYTKIIIIEHHYSRCFEQYNVPNLSRFHLMLKLSYSLADHVISISQNQFEWMLQNRLLPSHKVSVIESCRLLEKFFAIPSKPIHKPIILGAYGRFCLQKGFDVLLKAMKLVSPAQVTLLLEGEGALESELKQLAQGLDNVRLLGRVNDVPSFLEKCDAVVIPSIWEPWGLVCLEAKAAGKPIIASDVDGLSEQVYNCGILVPPQDPVKLAQAITSLSNQDLEIWGNGGRESVKNAWQNYIIKLETLIEEILEL, from the coding sequence ATGAAAGATAAAATATTGATATTAGTTGAAAATTATAATTTAGGTGGAGTAAAATCTACTGTTGATGCATTAATACATTCGGAACTGAAAGATAAATTTGAATTCAAAGTTTTATCTATTAAAGAAATTGATTTTATTAAAGATTTTCAGCCTAAAATTATTTTATTTAATGTTGTGAATACTTGGAGGAATATTCTAAAGCTGCTATCGATAAAACTCAAAAATACTTATACAAAAATCATTATCATTGAGCATCATTATTCAAGATGTTTTGAACAATATAATGTACCTAACTTGTCTCGTTTTCACTTGATGCTCAAATTATCGTATAGTCTTGCAGATCATGTAATATCAATATCCCAAAATCAATTTGAATGGATGTTACAAAATCGTTTACTTCCTTCACATAAAGTATCTGTAATCGAATCATGCCGATTACTAGAAAAGTTTTTTGCGATTCCTTCAAAACCTATTCACAAGCCTATTATCTTGGGGGCATATGGGCGGTTTTGTCTCCAAAAAGGATTTGATGTTTTGCTCAAAGCGATGAAATTAGTATCACCAGCACAAGTTACTCTGCTGTTAGAAGGAGAAGGAGCATTAGAAAGCGAACTAAAACAATTAGCCCAAGGACTAGATAATGTCAGATTACTAGGACGTGTTAATGATGTACCTAGTTTCTTAGAAAAGTGTGATGCTGTAGTGATTCCCTCTATATGGGAGCCCTGGGGTCTTGTTTGTTTAGAAGCTAAAGCAGCTGGTAAACCAATTATTGCGTCTGATGTTGATGGTTTAAGTGAACAAGTATACAACTGTGGTATTTTAGTACCTCCACAAGATCCTGTAAAACTAGCTCAGGCGATCACATCTCTATCAAATCAAGATTTAGAAATTTGGGGGAATGGTGGTCGGGAATCAGTCAAAAATGCTTGGCAAAACTACATAATTAAGTTGGAAACTTTGATTGAGGAAATACTTGAATTATAG
- a CDS encoding lipopolysaccharide biosynthesis protein — protein MLINNIRQTLSTKFIRNVGWLGGAELANRIFRLGTTFTLARMFSPYDYGLVAVILTTNEFANVVTLKSGISSKIIQADEQNLKVICNTSYWLNWIVCIFMFILQCTAAFPIALFYGNNRIILPICFSALVYLMLPFFMVQCALIQRENRLNIIALCNIIQSLSINILTITLAILGLGVWSVILPIVITTPIWIVINNRNHKWQPPKSFQLEQWQEILYFSKDILGVEFLNKLRSNIDYLIVGRFLSIDALGIYYFAFNAGLGISLNVVNAFNTALFPHLCEVRADFKQMRSRYFSSLKSTATFVIPLILLQSSLAPLYVPLIFGQKWVTAIPVLILICLSALSLPLYNATSLLINAVGKTHINLYFNLTYTLLFAVFLLFAVRWGIFWIAATVLICQLVIQGAFSIWAIKYIFTRPPNFYMSNKQ, from the coding sequence TCAATAATATAAGGCAAACATTATCTACTAAATTTATTCGCAATGTTGGATGGTTGGGAGGAGCAGAATTAGCAAACCGTATTTTTCGCTTAGGCACAACTTTTACATTAGCACGGATGTTTAGTCCCTATGATTATGGACTAGTAGCTGTTATTTTAACTACCAATGAGTTTGCAAATGTTGTAACGCTGAAATCTGGAATTAGCTCTAAGATTATTCAGGCTGATGAACAAAATTTAAAAGTTATATGTAATACTTCATACTGGCTAAATTGGATTGTCTGCATTTTCATGTTTATCCTTCAGTGTACTGCAGCATTCCCAATAGCATTGTTTTATGGAAATAATCGAATTATTTTACCAATATGCTTTAGTGCTTTAGTATACTTAATGTTGCCATTTTTCATGGTTCAATGTGCATTAATTCAACGCGAAAATAGATTAAATATCATAGCTTTATGTAATATAATTCAGTCTCTATCAATTAATATTTTAACAATTACTTTAGCTATATTAGGGTTAGGTGTATGGTCTGTAATTTTACCAATTGTTATAACTACTCCTATATGGATAGTCATTAATAACAGGAATCATAAGTGGCAGCCTCCTAAATCATTTCAGCTAGAACAATGGCAAGAAATTCTATATTTTAGCAAAGATATACTGGGCGTTGAGTTCTTAAATAAGCTCAGAAGTAATATAGATTATTTAATAGTAGGCCGTTTTTTAAGCATTGATGCTTTAGGTATATACTATTTTGCCTTTAATGCTGGTTTAGGTATAAGTTTAAACGTAGTCAACGCATTTAATACTGCTTTATTTCCTCATCTTTGCGAAGTTAGGGCAGACTTTAAACAGATGCGATCACGATACTTTAGTAGTCTTAAGTCTACTGCAACGTTTGTAATTCCATTAATTCTTCTTCAATCCAGCCTAGCTCCTTTATATGTGCCACTTATTTTTGGGCAGAAGTGGGTAACAGCGATTCCGGTTTTGATCCTGATTTGTTTATCAGCTTTATCACTTCCTCTCTACAATGCAACTAGCTTACTAATCAATGCTGTAGGTAAAACTCATATTAACCTCTATTTTAACTTAACTTATACTTTGTTATTTGCCGTTTTTTTACTATTTGCTGTAAGGTGGGGAATTTTTTGGATAGCCGCAACAGTGTTAATTTGTCAATTAGTAATTCAAGGTGCATTTAGTATTTGGGCTATAAAATATATATTTACGAGACCTCCTAATTTTTATATGAGCAATAAACAGTAA